From the genome of Haloarchaeobius salinus, one region includes:
- the rbcL gene encoding type III ribulose-bisphosphate carboxylase: MTGIEYDDFLDLDYEPTATDLVCEFSIAPATDMSMEAAASRVASESSNGTWAALHVDEAELTDLSAVACDIRENAGPGGNVTVAYPADLFEDGSMAQILSCIAGNIMGMKAVDSIRLEDCKWPETLVDGFPGPQFGTAVAHEKLDAGDRPVLATVPKPKVGLSTDAHVDIAEQAWRGGVDLLKDDENLTDQYFNPFEDRVERSLSVARELTEETGERKDYLVNITAETDEMVRRAEFVADQGGGFIMVDVVTAGWSAVQTVREVAAKHDLAIHAHRAMHAAFDRMDHHGVSMRTLAQVARLCGVDHIHTGTAGLGKLENEDTPGINAWLKSDLYGMTDVLPVASGGLHPGVVDALIDALGTDIAIQAGGGIHGHPDGTEAGARALRQSVEASMQGVSLSEYAADGNPELATALDKWGAETPR, encoded by the coding sequence ATGACCGGAATCGAGTACGACGACTTCCTCGACCTCGACTACGAACCGACCGCGACGGACCTCGTCTGCGAGTTCAGCATCGCTCCCGCTACCGACATGTCGATGGAGGCGGCCGCCTCGCGGGTCGCCTCCGAGTCCTCCAACGGCACGTGGGCCGCGCTCCACGTCGACGAGGCCGAACTCACCGACCTCTCGGCGGTCGCCTGCGACATCCGCGAGAACGCCGGCCCCGGCGGCAACGTCACCGTCGCCTACCCCGCCGACCTGTTCGAGGACGGCTCGATGGCCCAGATCCTCTCCTGCATCGCCGGCAACATCATGGGCATGAAGGCGGTCGACAGCATCCGGCTTGAGGACTGCAAGTGGCCGGAGACGCTCGTCGACGGCTTCCCCGGGCCGCAGTTCGGGACCGCGGTCGCCCACGAGAAGCTGGACGCCGGCGACCGACCCGTCCTCGCGACGGTTCCGAAGCCCAAGGTCGGACTCTCGACGGACGCCCACGTCGACATCGCCGAGCAGGCCTGGCGCGGCGGCGTCGACCTCCTGAAGGACGACGAGAACCTCACCGACCAGTACTTCAACCCGTTCGAGGACCGCGTCGAGCGCTCGCTCTCGGTCGCCCGCGAGCTCACCGAGGAGACCGGCGAGCGGAAGGACTACCTCGTCAACATCACCGCCGAGACCGACGAGATGGTCCGCCGCGCCGAGTTCGTCGCCGACCAGGGCGGCGGCTTCATCATGGTCGACGTCGTCACCGCGGGCTGGTCGGCCGTCCAGACCGTCCGCGAGGTCGCCGCAAAGCACGACCTCGCCATCCACGCCCACCGCGCGATGCACGCCGCCTTCGACCGGATGGACCACCACGGCGTCTCGATGCGCACCCTCGCACAGGTCGCCCGGCTCTGCGGCGTCGACCACATCCACACCGGCACCGCCGGCCTCGGCAAACTCGAGAACGAGGACACGCCGGGCATCAACGCCTGGCTGAAGTCCGACCTCTACGGGATGACCGACGTGCTGCCCGTCGCCTCCGGCGGCCTGCACCCCGGTGTCGTCGACGCGCTCATCGACGCGCTGGGCACCGACATCGCCATCCAGGCCGGCGGCGGCATCCACGGCCACCCCGACGGCACCGAGGCCGGTGCCCGCGCGCTCCGGCAGTCCGTCGAGGCGTCGATGCAGGGGGTCTCGCTCTCGGAGTACGCCGCCGACGGCAACCCCGAGCTCGCGACGGCGCTCGACAAGTGGGGCGCGGAGACCCCGCGGTGA
- a CDS encoding heavy-metal-associated domain-containing protein produces the protein MATRIRVNGMTYETHAAVVEKAIRMADGVDAVETDVDESTATVEGDAAVDDILEKVEMAGYDAEPL, from the coding sequence ATGGCGACGCGCATCCGCGTCAACGGGATGACCTACGAGACACACGCAGCAGTCGTCGAAAAGGCGATCCGGATGGCCGACGGCGTCGACGCAGTCGAGACGGACGTCGACGAGTCCACGGCGACGGTCGAGGGCGACGCCGCCGTCGACGACATCCTCGAGAAGGTGGAGATGGCCGGCTACGACGCGGAACCGCTCTGA
- a CDS encoding plastocyanin/azurin family copper-binding protein codes for MDATGLSRRKLLGVGASALTVSFAGCMGGGGDGDDDIPENTVIVGPDNRFVFEPDSLTVSPGTEVTWEWESDTHNIVVQSQPDGASWEGTEGGETNTFNTGYVYSYTFETPGTYEYDCAPHRQQGMVGEIIVEE; via the coding sequence ATGGACGCTACCGGACTGTCCCGACGGAAACTGCTCGGTGTCGGTGCATCGGCCCTCACTGTCTCCTTCGCTGGCTGCATGGGCGGTGGCGGCGACGGAGACGACGACATCCCCGAGAACACGGTCATCGTCGGTCCCGACAACCGCTTCGTCTTCGAACCGGACAGCCTCACCGTCTCCCCCGGGACGGAGGTCACCTGGGAGTGGGAGAGCGACACCCACAACATCGTCGTCCAGAGCCAGCCCGACGGTGCCAGCTGGGAGGGGACCGAAGGTGGCGAGACAAACACCTTCAACACGGGCTACGTCTACAGCTACACGTTCGAGACCCCTGGCACCTACGAGTACGACTGTGCACCCCACCGCCAGCAGGGCATGGTCGGCGAGATCATCGTCGAGGAGTGA
- a CDS encoding Lrp/AsnC family transcriptional regulator: MRQLDDTDLEILRLLLEDASRTYSDIAEIVDVSPPTVSDRIDRLREMGVIRRFTIDLDSSKLNDGVSVLVEAELSPTVDDGVLERFAALEDVEHAFLTADSRVFLNANVPEGDVRQLLAGGVDLDLVERFDVSLLVQSEWRPKVKDRDAGTEGGLEQTVRQ; encoded by the coding sequence CTGCTCCTCGAGGACGCGAGCAGGACGTACAGCGACATCGCGGAGATCGTCGACGTGTCCCCGCCGACGGTCTCCGACAGAATCGACCGCCTGCGCGAGATGGGCGTCATCCGCCGGTTCACCATCGACCTGGACAGCTCGAAGCTCAACGACGGCGTCTCCGTCCTCGTCGAGGCCGAGCTCTCGCCGACCGTCGACGACGGCGTCCTCGAGCGCTTCGCCGCACTCGAGGACGTCGAGCACGCGTTCCTCACCGCCGACTCGCGTGTGTTCCTCAACGCGAACGTCCCGGAGGGCGACGTTCGCCAACTGCTCGCGGGCGGGGTCGACCTCGACCTCGTCGAGCGGTTCGACGTGAGCCTGCTCGTGCAGTCGGAGTGGCGACCGAAGGTCAAGGACCGCGACGCGGGCACCGAGGGCGGACTCGAACAGACCGTTCGCCAGTAA
- a CDS encoding succinylglutamate desuccinylase/aspartoacylase family protein, with amino-acid sequence MSDGRPRPFRFDAEVSPGEKRHFKHEVGETYLGDPVEIPVTIVNGTHDGPRVFFSAAIHGDELNGVKVVQEIADRYDPSDVHGTLVCLHVLNVPGFLAQQRYIPIYDQDLNRSFPGRSHSNTAERMASAIYRTFVSQCDLGVDFHTSTRNRTTMYHVRADMGNESVSRLAHAFGANVVLSGESESGMLRSVATADGTPTITVEMGKAHRFQRPLIDRALEGVESVLAEYGVRPDQPVTWPGWRKVIDSAKEKTWLRADSGGLVDMEWGPYPLVHEGDTICTVSDHFQTEERVVTAPFTGLIVGILENPLAQPGHPLCHLVRIDEETRRAVENEIEQGDAGGYRADGLRWAGNGEAE; translated from the coding sequence ATGTCAGACGGTCGGCCACGCCCCTTCCGGTTCGACGCGGAGGTCTCCCCCGGCGAGAAACGCCACTTCAAACACGAGGTCGGCGAGACGTACCTCGGCGACCCGGTCGAGATACCCGTCACCATCGTCAACGGCACCCACGACGGTCCGCGGGTGTTCTTCTCCGCAGCCATCCACGGTGACGAGCTCAACGGGGTGAAGGTCGTCCAGGAGATCGCGGACCGCTACGACCCCAGTGACGTCCACGGGACGCTGGTCTGTCTGCACGTGCTCAACGTCCCCGGGTTCCTCGCCCAGCAGCGCTACATCCCCATCTACGACCAGGACCTCAACCGGTCGTTCCCGGGGAGGAGCCACTCGAACACGGCCGAACGGATGGCGAGCGCCATCTACCGGACGTTCGTCTCGCAGTGCGACCTCGGCGTCGACTTCCACACCTCCACCCGCAACCGGACGACGATGTACCACGTCCGCGCCGACATGGGGAACGAGTCGGTCTCGCGGCTCGCCCACGCCTTCGGCGCGAACGTCGTCCTCTCCGGCGAGTCCGAGTCCGGGATGCTCCGCTCCGTCGCGACCGCGGACGGAACCCCGACCATCACCGTCGAGATGGGGAAGGCCCACCGGTTCCAGCGCCCGCTCATCGACCGCGCGCTGGAGGGCGTCGAGAGCGTCCTCGCGGAGTACGGCGTCCGGCCCGACCAGCCCGTCACCTGGCCGGGGTGGCGGAAGGTCATCGACTCCGCGAAGGAGAAGACGTGGCTCCGGGCGGACTCCGGCGGCCTCGTCGACATGGAGTGGGGACCGTACCCGCTCGTCCACGAGGGCGACACCATCTGCACCGTGTCTGACCACTTCCAGACCGAGGAGCGCGTCGTCACCGCGCCGTTCACCGGCCTCATCGTCGGTATCCTCGAGAACCCGCTCGCCCAGCCGGGCCACCCGCTCTGCCACCTCGTGCGTATCGACGAGGAGACGAGGCGTGCCGTCGAGAACGAGATCGAGCAGGGCGACGCCGGCGGCTACCGGGCGGACGGGCTGCGGTGGGCGGGGAACGGCGAGGCCGAATGA
- a CDS encoding class I SAM-dependent methyltransferase, whose protein sequence is MNADDPAVDEDLAQRDLVRRGYDELADTYAAERGSNENDVLLDRLRADAPPGRVFDAGCGDGESVLATLVDDRPVVGLDVSREQATRANAVPPGTVVQGDMTALPFADDTVAAVTAFYSIIHVPAAETPDVYEEFARVLRPGGVALVTTGTEDWAGRNDDWLAGGAPMEWDILGLERSTELLEAAGFEVYETVGVVDGLGDDERETRLVDADSDDAEKLFLFARLTS, encoded by the coding sequence GTGAACGCAGACGACCCGGCCGTCGACGAGGACCTCGCCCAGCGGGACCTCGTCCGCCGCGGCTACGACGAACTCGCCGACACCTACGCCGCCGAGCGCGGGTCGAACGAGAACGACGTGCTGCTGGACCGACTCCGGGCCGACGCCCCGCCAGGCCGTGTGTTCGACGCGGGCTGTGGCGACGGCGAGAGCGTCCTCGCCACCCTGGTCGACGACCGGCCGGTCGTCGGGCTCGACGTCTCTCGCGAGCAGGCGACCCGCGCGAACGCGGTCCCACCGGGGACGGTCGTCCAGGGCGACATGACCGCGCTCCCGTTCGCGGACGACACCGTCGCGGCCGTCACGGCGTTCTACTCCATCATCCACGTGCCTGCCGCGGAGACCCCCGACGTGTACGAGGAGTTCGCGCGGGTACTGCGCCCGGGCGGTGTCGCGCTCGTCACCACCGGGACGGAGGACTGGGCCGGCCGGAACGACGATTGGCTGGCGGGTGGCGCACCGATGGAGTGGGACATCCTCGGTCTCGAACGGAGCACCGAACTCCTCGAGGCCGCGGGCTTCGAGGTGTACGAGACCGTCGGGGTCGTCGACGGTCTGGGCGACGACGAGCGGGAGACCAGGCTCGTCGACGCGGATTCCGACGACGCGGAGAAGCTGTTCCTGTTCGCCCGGCTCACGAGCTGA
- a CDS encoding cold-shock protein has product MANGKVDFFNDTGGYGFIETEDADEDVFFHMEDVGGPDLEEGQEIEFDIEDAPKGPRAKNVVRS; this is encoded by the coding sequence ATGGCAAACGGCAAGGTTGACTTCTTCAACGACACAGGCGGCTACGGTTTCATCGAGACTGAGGACGCGGACGAGGACGTTTTCTTCCACATGGAGGACGTTGGCGGACCGGACCTCGAGGAGGGACAGGAGATCGAATTCGACATCGAAGACGCGCCGAAGGGCCCCCGGGCCAAGAACGTCGTCCGCTCGTAA
- a CDS encoding metal-dependent hydrolase, which translates to MYRSGHYGVSLLLYAPVGFALLLAGYPAVALLGGAAMLSLARLPDVDLRVPFVEHRGPTHTLVFALLVGAVLGGAGYVTAPELGLDPRVAGVVGAVVGTYGIVAHLVGDVLTPAGIAPFWPVSPRNYSLSVTRADSTVANTGLLALGVLVTVVAAVVGGRIG; encoded by the coding sequence ATGTACCGGTCCGGACACTACGGCGTCTCGTTGCTGCTGTACGCACCCGTCGGGTTCGCGCTGTTGCTCGCGGGCTACCCGGCGGTCGCGCTGCTCGGCGGGGCGGCGATGCTCTCGCTCGCCCGGCTTCCGGACGTGGACCTCCGGGTCCCGTTCGTCGAACACCGCGGGCCGACACACACGCTCGTGTTCGCCCTGCTCGTCGGTGCCGTCCTCGGTGGTGCGGGCTACGTGACGGCTCCCGAGCTCGGCCTCGACCCGCGGGTCGCCGGCGTGGTGGGTGCCGTCGTCGGCACCTACGGGATCGTCGCCCACCTCGTCGGCGACGTACTCACGCCGGCCGGCATCGCGCCGTTCTGGCCGGTCTCCCCGCGGAACTACTCGCTCTCCGTGACCCGCGCCGACAGCACGGTCGCGAACACCGGCCTGCTCGCCCTCGGCGTCCTCGTCACGGTCGTCGCGGCGGTCGTCGGCGGCCGGATCGGCTGA
- a CDS encoding mechanosensitive ion channel family protein yields the protein MFEGFTDFLSGFPLAERTALVLSISLVSAVLLEVVVLRLARRFVRGTDSELDNIVVEELRLPMVVTAALVGVWVLTQPDLGAADVIYQDQLTNFFGRPSASLIVVVWARALNNIVNRIVENVQQSGRFDFAPVFSNVWTLVVLVGAAFFLLTIWNIEITPLLGAAGVAGIAIGFAAKDTVANFFGGLALYFDDTYKIGDYVVLDTGDAGTVVRVGIRSTTLLTRDEVMVTVPNSVLNSARIINESAPQRRKRIRIPLSVGYGTDLDVFEDLVVGVTEDESLVKDSPKPRMRFRQFGDSGLEYELLCWVSSPSREQKARHRLNRTIYRRLLDEGIEMPFPKRDVTLSFADADRSVIADADGLAAAESGGD from the coding sequence ATGTTCGAAGGTTTTACCGACTTTCTGTCCGGTTTCCCGCTGGCGGAGCGGACGGCGCTCGTCCTGAGCATCTCGCTCGTCTCGGCGGTACTGCTGGAGGTGGTCGTGCTCCGGCTGGCCCGGCGGTTCGTCAGGGGGACCGACAGCGAGCTGGACAACATCGTCGTCGAGGAGCTGCGGCTCCCGATGGTCGTGACGGCGGCACTCGTCGGTGTCTGGGTGCTGACCCAGCCGGACCTCGGCGCGGCCGACGTCATCTACCAGGACCAGCTCACGAACTTCTTCGGCCGGCCCTCGGCGTCGCTCATCGTCGTCGTCTGGGCACGGGCGCTGAACAACATCGTGAACCGCATCGTCGAGAACGTCCAGCAGTCCGGACGGTTCGACTTCGCGCCCGTCTTCTCGAACGTCTGGACGCTCGTCGTGCTCGTCGGCGCGGCGTTCTTCCTGCTCACCATCTGGAACATCGAGATAACCCCGCTGCTGGGCGCGGCCGGCGTCGCCGGCATCGCCATCGGCTTCGCCGCGAAGGACACCGTCGCGAACTTCTTCGGCGGCCTCGCGCTCTACTTCGACGACACGTACAAGATCGGCGACTACGTCGTGCTCGACACCGGCGACGCCGGCACCGTCGTCCGCGTCGGCATCCGGTCGACCACGCTGCTCACCCGCGACGAGGTGATGGTGACGGTGCCGAACTCCGTACTGAACTCGGCGCGCATCATCAACGAGTCCGCGCCACAGCGCCGGAAGCGCATCCGCATCCCGCTCAGCGTCGGCTACGGCACGGACCTCGACGTGTTCGAGGACCTGGTCGTCGGGGTGACCGAGGACGAGTCGCTCGTGAAGGACTCCCCGAAGCCCCGGATGCGCTTCCGGCAGTTCGGAGACAGCGGACTGGAGTACGAGCTGCTCTGCTGGGTGTCGAGCCCGAGCCGCGAGCAGAAGGCCCGCCACCGGCTCAACCGGACCATCTACCGGCGGCTGCTGGACGAGGGGATCGAGATGCCGTTCCCGAAGCGCGACGTGACGCTCTCGTTCGCCGACGCGGACCGCAGCGTCATCGCCGACGCGGACGGCCTCGCGGCCGCCGAATCCGGCGGCGACTGA
- a CDS encoding HAD-IIA family hydrolase: protein MTRFDGVVLDVDGTVLRGERPVPGAPAAIRSLRDAGLATLFVTNNPTRSPASYADRLVAAGVDATAGQVLTSGEVTAGYLSERHGDAALFVVGEDGLREQLRARDLRLTDDPDAADVVVASVDREFHYDDLRDAFWALEDRDVPLVGTDPDRVVPAAERDVPGSGAIVNAVADVGEREPEAVLGKPHPATRRAALDRLGVPAERCLVVGDRPDTDIAFGADAGMTTVLVLSGVTDRAALARSDVEPDHVVDSLAAVPDLL from the coding sequence ATGACCCGCTTCGACGGCGTCGTCCTCGACGTCGATGGGACTGTCCTCCGTGGCGAGCGGCCGGTTCCGGGCGCGCCAGCGGCGATCCGGTCGCTCCGGGACGCCGGGCTCGCCACGCTGTTCGTCACGAACAACCCGACCCGGTCGCCGGCGAGCTACGCCGACAGACTCGTCGCCGCTGGCGTCGACGCGACCGCCGGACAGGTGCTCACGTCGGGCGAGGTGACCGCGGGCTACCTCTCCGAACGGCACGGCGACGCGGCCCTGTTCGTCGTCGGCGAGGACGGCCTCAGGGAGCAGTTGCGAGCGCGGGACCTCCGGCTGACAGACGACCCCGACGCGGCCGACGTGGTCGTCGCCTCGGTGGACCGCGAGTTCCACTACGACGACCTGCGGGACGCGTTCTGGGCGCTCGAAGACCGCGACGTCCCACTCGTCGGCACCGACCCGGACCGGGTCGTGCCCGCCGCCGAGCGCGACGTCCCGGGGTCGGGGGCCATCGTCAACGCGGTGGCGGACGTCGGCGAGCGCGAGCCCGAGGCCGTGCTCGGAAAGCCCCATCCGGCGACCCGCCGTGCCGCCCTCGACCGGCTCGGCGTCCCAGCCGAACGGTGTCTGGTCGTCGGCGACCGCCCCGACACGGACATCGCCTTCGGCGCGGACGCCGGGATGACCACCGTGCTCGTGCTCTCGGGCGTCACCGACCGGGCTGCACTCGCCCGCAGCGACGTGGAGCCGGACCACGTCGTCGACTCGCTGGCGGCCGTGCCGGACCTGCTCTGA
- a CDS encoding Gfo/Idh/MocA family protein encodes MRFGVLSTANIGQKAVIPGIRTAGHEVVAIGSRSGDRAEAVAADLDIDRAYGSYEALLADGDLDAVYVPLPNAHHDEWTRKAADAGLDVLCEKPLAVDAEEARVLGDYCDDAGVTLMEAFMYRYHPKTERAAEIVAEELENVRGAFATFQFPLRGRPDDIRLDPDLAGGSLMDVGCYAVSVLRTLLGEPDRISARTLDTRDCGVDTHLAGTFEYDGATAQLSCSFDTQAEQRYRVEAENGWLEVDGAFNPGDAGEPQSITYQVDGRQVTETFDPVDQYAAQVRHFVDCVERDRRPRTDADEAVANMVAIDALYESAEAGEPVDLATTQ; translated from the coding sequence ATGCGATTCGGTGTACTCTCGACGGCGAACATCGGACAGAAGGCGGTGATTCCGGGTATCAGGACGGCGGGCCACGAGGTCGTCGCCATCGGCTCGCGCTCGGGCGACCGGGCCGAGGCGGTCGCCGCCGACCTCGACATCGACCGCGCCTACGGCTCGTACGAGGCCCTGCTCGCGGACGGGGACCTCGACGCTGTGTACGTCCCGCTCCCGAACGCCCACCACGACGAGTGGACCCGGAAGGCGGCCGACGCCGGCCTCGACGTGCTCTGCGAGAAGCCGCTCGCGGTCGACGCTGAGGAGGCGCGTGTCCTCGGCGACTACTGCGACGACGCGGGCGTCACCCTGATGGAGGCGTTCATGTACCGCTACCACCCGAAGACCGAGCGTGCCGCCGAGATCGTCGCCGAGGAACTCGAGAACGTCCGTGGGGCGTTCGCCACCTTCCAGTTCCCGCTCCGGGGCCGCCCGGACGACATCAGACTCGACCCCGACCTCGCGGGCGGCTCGCTGATGGACGTCGGCTGCTACGCCGTCAGCGTGCTCCGGACACTCCTCGGCGAACCCGACCGGATCAGCGCCCGGACGCTCGACACCCGCGACTGCGGCGTCGACACCCACCTCGCCGGCACGTTCGAGTACGACGGCGCGACCGCACAGCTCTCCTGCAGCTTCGACACGCAGGCCGAACAGCGCTACCGAGTCGAGGCGGAGAACGGCTGGCTCGAGGTGGACGGCGCGTTCAACCCCGGCGACGCCGGCGAGCCGCAGTCCATCACCTACCAGGTCGACGGCCGGCAGGTCACCGAGACGTTCGACCCGGTCGACCAGTACGCAGCGCAGGTCCGGCACTTCGTCGACTGCGTCGAGCGGGACCGCCGCCCCCGGACCGACGCCGACGAGGCCGTCGCCAACATGGTCGCCATCGACGCCCTGTACGAGAGCGCCGAGGCCGGCGAGCCCGTCGACCTGGCGACCACTCAATAG
- a CDS encoding acyl-CoA dehydrogenase family protein: MDPIDYGRLEAGRHVNYFELDHTLRREVARVFDDDEHDWAEPHLREFGEVVGHTVADNADTVDDHGPELHTYDAHGDVQNEVEYHPKQYENERIAYGAGIVADAFEGPPGRDEPMPLTHHLAMEYLLSYADPGFTCPVSMTGGVALVLDKYGEGELLESYYERLVARDGEENVEGAMFLTEEQGGSDVGANETVAEHVEGREYELTGEKWFCSNIDAEGTLALARTPDAPDGTKGLSLFLVPHTRGDAYETDELNDQLYRRLKDKLGTISVPTGEVELRGATGYLVGEEERGFAYMTDMLNLERLSNATASIAIMGRCLLEAKVQAANREAFGSPIQEYPLMKRDLVDMAVDHEAATAYTFDAGRVLAEREAGDDEAYRLMRALVPVAKYRTARMAVDTASYAMEILGGNGYVNDFVTHRMLRDAQVLPIWEGTSNILSLDLLRALESEDAHEPLLAEIQANLDAVEHPALAEAKTAVEAANADLGAAMAALATEDGEYAQLQAKELADLVFDVYTAALLCREAQTEIDDADDARTALVAERFVDRHLRESGGDRGIAAGDRFALEHFDSVVRYGTVDPQSLIDAAPADD; the protein is encoded by the coding sequence ATGGACCCCATCGACTACGGTCGGCTCGAGGCCGGTCGACACGTGAACTACTTCGAACTCGACCACACCCTCAGGCGGGAGGTCGCCCGCGTGTTCGACGACGACGAGCACGACTGGGCGGAGCCACACCTCCGCGAGTTCGGGGAGGTGGTGGGCCACACCGTCGCGGACAACGCCGACACCGTCGACGACCACGGGCCGGAGCTCCACACCTACGACGCCCACGGGGACGTGCAGAACGAGGTCGAGTACCACCCGAAGCAGTACGAGAACGAGCGCATCGCCTACGGCGCGGGTATCGTCGCCGACGCGTTCGAGGGCCCGCCGGGCCGCGACGAGCCGATGCCGCTGACACACCACCTCGCGATGGAGTACCTGCTCTCGTACGCCGACCCGGGCTTCACCTGCCCCGTCTCGATGACCGGCGGCGTCGCGCTCGTGCTGGACAAGTACGGTGAGGGCGAGCTGCTGGAGTCGTACTACGAGCGCCTCGTCGCCCGCGACGGCGAGGAGAACGTCGAGGGCGCGATGTTCCTCACCGAGGAGCAGGGCGGCAGCGACGTGGGCGCGAACGAGACAGTCGCCGAGCACGTCGAGGGACGGGAGTACGAACTGACCGGCGAGAAGTGGTTCTGTTCGAACATCGACGCCGAGGGGACACTCGCGCTCGCCCGGACGCCCGACGCACCGGACGGCACGAAGGGGCTCTCGCTCTTTCTGGTCCCCCACACGAGGGGTGACGCCTACGAGACCGACGAGCTGAACGACCAGCTCTACCGACGGCTGAAGGACAAGCTGGGCACCATCTCCGTGCCGACCGGCGAGGTCGAGCTACGGGGTGCGACGGGCTACCTCGTCGGCGAGGAGGAGCGCGGCTTTGCGTACATGACCGACATGCTGAACCTCGAACGGCTCTCGAACGCGACGGCCTCCATCGCGATCATGGGCCGCTGTCTGCTGGAGGCGAAGGTGCAGGCGGCGAACCGCGAGGCGTTCGGCTCGCCCATCCAGGAGTACCCGTTGATGAAACGGGACCTCGTCGACATGGCCGTCGACCACGAGGCCGCGACGGCGTACACGTTCGACGCGGGCCGCGTCCTCGCGGAACGCGAGGCCGGCGACGACGAGGCGTACCGGCTGATGCGCGCGCTGGTCCCGGTCGCGAAGTACCGCACCGCCCGGATGGCGGTCGACACCGCCTCCTACGCGATGGAGATCCTCGGCGGGAACGGCTACGTGAACGACTTCGTCACCCACCGGATGCTCCGGGACGCACAGGTCCTCCCCATCTGGGAGGGCACGTCCAACATCCTCTCGCTGGACCTGCTCCGGGCACTCGAGAGCGAGGACGCCCACGAGCCGCTGCTCGCCGAGATACAGGCGAACCTCGACGCCGTCGAGCACCCCGCGCTCGCGGAGGCCAAGACCGCCGTCGAGGCGGCCAACGCGGACCTCGGCGCTGCGATGGCCGCACTCGCGACCGAGGACGGCGAGTACGCACAGCTCCAGGCGAAGGAGCTGGCGGACCTCGTCTTCGACGTCTACACCGCCGCGCTCCTCTGTCGGGAGGCCCAGACCGAGATCGACGACGCGGACGACGCCCGCACCGCGCTCGTCGCCGAACGCTTCGTCGACCGTCACCTCCGCGAGTCGGGCGGCGACCGCGGTATCGCGGCCGGCGACCGATTCGCCCTGGAGCACTTCGACTCGGTCGTCCGGTACGGCACGGTCGACCCCCAGTCCCTGATCGACGCCGCACCGGCCGACGACTGA